Proteins encoded within one genomic window of Thermococcus celer Vu 13 = JCM 8558:
- a CDS encoding GTP cyclohydrolase IV: MSVETQEEKPEIMEPLHRVGITNLRTVARINWKGRVYTFLPLFEVTIDVPAEKKGIHMSRLVESITEAMSEAVEEEVMGAHRSLEELGRAVIRRLEGKHPHRHAEVWIRTHLIVPRETPASGKVSYEPYDVEVGVIKNGDGSFEKVLHVKVTGNTVCPHAMANNDGKTHIQRAVGELEVRTAFDEEIALEDMIDVVEGSFSHPTYTLLKTVDENAVVQGMFANPKFVEDVAREILAKAKERFNGRIHVRVISNESIHKHDVIAETWS, from the coding sequence ATGTCGGTTGAGACACAGGAGGAGAAACCCGAGATAATGGAGCCCCTTCACCGCGTCGGGATAACCAACCTGCGAACCGTGGCGAGGATAAACTGGAAGGGAAGAGTTTACACCTTCCTCCCGCTGTTCGAGGTGACCATAGACGTCCCGGCCGAGAAGAAGGGCATCCACATGAGCCGGCTCGTCGAGAGCATAACCGAGGCGATGAGCGAGGCCGTCGAGGAGGAGGTCATGGGGGCCCACCGCTCCCTCGAGGAGCTTGGGAGGGCCGTAATTCGCAGGCTGGAGGGGAAGCACCCCCACAGGCACGCGGAGGTCTGGATAAGGACGCACCTCATCGTCCCGAGGGAGACCCCGGCGAGCGGAAAGGTCAGCTACGAACCCTACGACGTCGAGGTCGGCGTGATAAAGAACGGGGACGGCTCCTTCGAGAAAGTGCTCCACGTCAAGGTAACTGGCAACACCGTCTGCCCCCACGCGATGGCCAACAACGACGGGAAGACCCACATACAGCGCGCCGTCGGCGAGCTCGAGGTCAGGACGGCCTTCGACGAGGAGATAGCACTCGAGGATATGATAGACGTCGTTGAGGGTTCCTTCAGCCACCCGACCTACACCCTGCTCAAGACGGTCGACGAGAACGCCGTCGTTCAGGGGATGTTCGCCAACCCGAAGTTCGTGGAGGACGTCGCCCGCGAGATACTTGCCAAGGCGAAGGAGCGCTTCAACGGGAGGATCCACGTTAGGGTAATCAGCAACGAGAGCATACACAAGCACGACGTCATAGCCGAGACGTGGAGTTAG
- a CDS encoding 5-methylcytosine restriction system specificity protein McrC, with protein MKVVTLHEFQRRYLRSLQAEGLKLHPSELHRFFESINRVYGREHEVLSLKYDVSRGEYYIKTHGSVGFAYHLGDEPFMIQILPKPYRYDPDQRRSMKFFLSLLNMSGNLGMSPRDIELAISAYGDEGELIHELFFYLYVFQLKRRVFHGMYQEYSELEESSKTIRGRVLLSRLIRTAPVGVDVPVRHSALGVDNPLNRVLKAALEVVAENSEWRGIGRAAGSLIEYFRGVGTLDQKDPERVSFNSLNERFKPVYTLATIILTGFSRKTGTNSGQQGVFIDMAHLFEDLAYHTIKRALNGKGVVYRNYTLPHIVKDHGRVEAKLGAVFTLGSPLPDILVVTDSGKCAIEVKYRGLIVKMGGNWWRKLVRSSEDLYQIYSYSRLAGGSAAIVYPRLKGAYNHWIPDMFEPSGELLSFFDGTPFALFGYELSRVGTDVFITRNGVVLRDSIARNLRETLLALCEKREAGNSRHGAGLKSLEQMSQQRD; from the coding sequence ATGAAGGTTGTGACCCTTCACGAGTTCCAGAGGAGATACCTCCGGAGCCTTCAGGCTGAGGGCCTGAAATTGCACCCCTCCGAGCTCCACAGGTTCTTCGAGTCCATCAACAGGGTTTACGGCCGTGAACATGAGGTCCTGAGTTTAAAATACGACGTTAGCCGGGGGGAGTACTACATCAAGACCCACGGGAGCGTGGGCTTCGCCTACCATCTGGGGGATGAGCCCTTCATGATACAGATCCTCCCGAAACCCTACAGGTACGACCCTGACCAGAGGCGGTCCATGAAGTTCTTCCTCAGCCTCCTCAACATGAGCGGTAACCTCGGTATGAGCCCGCGTGACATAGAACTCGCCATCTCCGCCTACGGGGACGAGGGCGAGCTCATCCACGAGCTGTTCTTCTACCTCTACGTCTTCCAGCTGAAGAGGAGGGTGTTCCACGGGATGTATCAGGAGTACAGTGAGCTTGAGGAGAGCTCGAAGACCATCCGGGGGAGGGTGCTTCTCTCACGTTTGATCAGGACCGCACCCGTGGGAGTGGACGTTCCGGTCAGACACTCCGCTCTTGGGGTAGACAATCCGTTGAACAGGGTGTTAAAAGCGGCTCTTGAAGTTGTTGCGGAGAACTCCGAGTGGCGGGGTATTGGAAGGGCGGCCGGCTCATTGATTGAGTACTTCAGGGGGGTGGGGACGCTTGACCAAAAAGATCCTGAAAGGGTGTCCTTCAACTCCCTGAACGAACGGTTCAAACCGGTTTACACCCTCGCGACGATAATCCTAACCGGCTTCAGCAGAAAGACCGGAACGAACTCGGGACAACAGGGCGTTTTCATAGACATGGCCCACCTGTTTGAGGACCTTGCGTATCACACGATTAAGCGAGCCCTGAACGGGAAGGGAGTGGTCTACAGGAACTACACCCTCCCGCACATCGTTAAGGATCACGGGAGGGTGGAGGCGAAACTGGGCGCCGTTTTTACTCTTGGCTCCCCGCTTCCGGATATACTGGTTGTGACGGACTCCGGGAAGTGCGCGATCGAGGTTAAGTACCGTGGTTTAATCGTAAAGATGGGGGGAAACTGGTGGAGGAAGCTCGTTCGCAGCAGCGAGGACCTCTACCAGATATACTCGTATTCTCGCCTCGCCGGAGGGAGTGCCGCAATCGTCTATCCCCGGCTGAAGGGAGCGTACAATCACTGGATTCCGGACATGTTCGAACCCAGCGGGGAGCTTCTTAGCTTCTTCGACGGAACGCCCTTCGCTCTCTTTGGCTACGAGCTCTCCAGGGTGGGCACGGACGTGTTCATAACCCGGAACGGCGTCGTTTTGAGGGATTCGATTGCCAGAAACCTGAGGGAGACCCTTCTGGCGCTGTGTGAAAAGAGGGAAGCGGGTAATTCACGTCACGGCGCAGGTTTAAAAAGCCTCGAGCAGATGTCCCAGCAGAGAGACTAA
- a CDS encoding McrB family protein, which translates to MSHPMPMKNAMYLIKRFLDTEYGDFGFVIEELRLFPSGRYLAVMVRLDDDSRFIHVFETAGEVVKGWGEGIAVSCADEVVILPGSEKLAVFTKCGTGEVKLYPIQSEDPESEALSVAFTKLPLYVTLTSMDRLLVFCDYKVDYIAPADVEVVKIPTPPRGFAYIHSVRDTGDSIYMLYTFRENQRPRLKLGRIPFPMFPYYSAREFWDSIEVLSKSNVVSGGGRPVGDIWLEGDSFIAALGVKGGKEIYVMTPTGENPVSLPGELVFLSFTSRGLFLITGVYRENVRAGFVPFEVVKSSKKIKPGDFEGGAVLGRYVPGVLDPKFAGISLDGRVLYFGRSGGKSSGGGFYYFLRGDVDYLYTFEEAKTGGQGGELEGGEGGEKAEGAFLEPLLRNFKQVIIYGPPGTGKTYMALKTARNGEFVTFHQSYSYEDFVEGFRPFEKEGNVVYRVSDGVFKRLTVRAIYDSLPDELRKGGGKVGYSDMKATVQRFLKERKSGKRTGIKPRRDFYLVIDEINRGNVSRIFGELITLLDPDKRLDAPNEVIVTLPYSGELFALPPNLYIVATMNSADRSIAMLDIALRRRFAFVELTPDPGRLRDVSVDGVDLEHLLMRLNSIIEQEKGKDYTVGHGYFLDVASADDPRRALYMVFYHKVLPLFQEYFYGNWEHLRSLYPGFEFIDERGRIIQMDIDEFMDALRRLVGSE; encoded by the coding sequence ATGAGCCATCCTATGCCAATGAAGAACGCGATGTATCTGATAAAAAGATTTCTGGACACGGAGTACGGGGACTTTGGTTTCGTGATCGAAGAGCTTAGGCTCTTTCCCAGCGGCAGGTACCTGGCGGTCATGGTTCGGCTGGACGACGACTCAAGGTTCATACACGTTTTTGAAACGGCGGGGGAAGTCGTCAAAGGCTGGGGTGAAGGGATCGCGGTGTCCTGCGCGGACGAGGTCGTGATCCTGCCCGGGAGTGAAAAGCTCGCGGTTTTTACAAAGTGTGGAACCGGGGAGGTCAAACTCTACCCGATCCAGTCCGAGGACCCGGAATCCGAGGCCCTCTCGGTGGCTTTTACCAAGCTACCGCTCTACGTGACTCTAACTTCAATGGACAGACTCCTGGTGTTCTGTGATTACAAGGTCGATTACATCGCCCCCGCGGACGTTGAGGTCGTTAAGATACCGACGCCGCCCAGGGGCTTTGCCTACATCCACTCGGTAAGGGACACGGGGGACTCCATCTACATGCTCTACACCTTCAGGGAAAATCAAAGACCCAGGCTGAAACTGGGCAGGATCCCCTTCCCGATGTTCCCCTACTACTCCGCCAGGGAGTTCTGGGACAGCATTGAAGTACTATCAAAATCCAACGTTGTTTCAGGTGGCGGGAGACCCGTGGGGGACATCTGGCTGGAAGGCGACTCGTTCATAGCCGCCCTCGGGGTCAAGGGAGGAAAGGAGATTTACGTCATGACCCCCACGGGAGAAAACCCGGTATCGCTCCCCGGGGAGCTGGTGTTCCTGTCCTTCACGTCCCGGGGGCTCTTTTTGATAACGGGCGTTTACCGTGAAAACGTGAGGGCTGGTTTTGTGCCCTTTGAGGTTGTCAAGTCGTCTAAAAAGATAAAGCCGGGCGATTTCGAGGGGGGTGCGGTTCTTGGGAGGTACGTTCCGGGGGTCCTTGACCCGAAGTTCGCCGGGATCTCCCTGGATGGAAGGGTCCTCTACTTCGGCAGAAGCGGAGGCAAAAGCTCGGGCGGGGGTTTTTACTACTTCCTTCGCGGGGACGTTGATTACCTGTACACGTTCGAGGAAGCCAAAACAGGAGGGCAGGGGGGCGAACTGGAGGGAGGCGAAGGTGGTGAAAAAGCGGAAGGAGCGTTTCTGGAGCCCCTGCTGAGGAATTTCAAACAGGTTATCATTTACGGGCCGCCCGGCACGGGCAAAACATACATGGCACTTAAAACAGCCAGAAACGGGGAGTTTGTCACGTTCCACCAGTCCTACAGCTACGAGGACTTCGTGGAGGGCTTCAGACCCTTTGAAAAGGAAGGGAACGTTGTGTACCGTGTATCTGACGGTGTGTTCAAGCGACTAACGGTGAGGGCGATCTACGATTCCCTGCCTGATGAACTCAGGAAGGGTGGGGGCAAGGTTGGGTACAGTGATATGAAGGCAACGGTTCAGAGGTTCCTGAAGGAACGAAAGAGCGGGAAGAGAACAGGCATAAAGCCCAGAAGGGATTTCTACTTGGTGATCGACGAGATAAACAGGGGCAACGTGAGCAGAATATTTGGAGAGCTGATAACCCTTCTCGACCCGGATAAAAGGCTGGACGCTCCAAACGAGGTTATAGTAACCCTGCCGTACTCCGGGGAGCTCTTCGCACTGCCTCCCAACCTATACATAGTTGCGACAATGAACTCGGCGGACAGAAGCATAGCGATGCTCGACATAGCACTCAGGAGGAGGTTCGCGTTCGTGGAACTGACCCCCGACCCGGGGAGGTTGAGGGACGTGAGCGTGGACGGGGTGGACCTCGAGCATCTTCTCATGAGGCTGAACTCCATCATCGAGCAGGAAAAGGGTAAGGACTACACCGTGGGACACGGGTACTTCCTCGATGTAGCCTCCGCCGATGACCCGAGGAGGGCGCTGTACATGGTGTTCTATCACAAGGTGTTACCCCTCTTCCAGGAGTACTTCTACGGAAACTGGGAACACCTAAGGTCCCTCTATCCCGGATTCGAGTTCATAGACGAGAGGGGCAGGATAATCCAGATGGACATCGACGAGTTCATGGATGCCCTCCGCAGACTGGTGGGGTCGGAATGA
- a CDS encoding DUF4129 domain-containing protein produces MERLRTLYVILFASFLLVSTLLGNTAIHGGTTVFNFEWVFFFANLFLFAAAGYVLRALIEGNIERGIRRTKRGNVLAGAITLLAIFVAIRLIFEKKPEHLVNTGKVGETLSGIWYNVTSGDFVVTLKELPGVFYLLPFAVFILLILTAKRRKRQVTTFEVKFEPEMTYDSIEGTPAERVIKMYKNVVAGLVRKGYPYQKSWTHWEHEERLREIFQDLEDLDVLTRIFERAKYAGRLDEADVSAARRSYERLMEILR; encoded by the coding sequence ATGGAGAGGCTGAGAACCCTTTACGTCATCCTCTTCGCCTCCTTTCTTCTCGTCTCCACCCTTCTCGGAAACACGGCCATCCACGGGGGCACCACGGTCTTTAACTTCGAGTGGGTCTTTTTCTTCGCGAACCTGTTCCTGTTCGCGGCCGCGGGTTACGTGCTGAGGGCCCTCATTGAGGGCAACATCGAGAGGGGGATTCGGAGAACCAAGAGGGGGAACGTTCTGGCCGGCGCGATAACGCTGCTGGCGATTTTCGTTGCCATCAGGTTGATTTTTGAAAAAAAGCCGGAACACTTGGTGAACACCGGTAAAGTGGGGGAAACACTTTCCGGAATCTGGTACAACGTCACCTCCGGCGACTTTGTGGTCACGCTGAAGGAGCTTCCCGGGGTGTTCTACCTGCTGCCCTTCGCCGTTTTCATTCTGTTAATTCTCACGGCCAAGAGACGGAAACGTCAAGTCACGACGTTTGAAGTCAAGTTCGAGCCGGAGATGACGTACGACTCCATAGAGGGTACCCCCGCGGAGAGGGTGATAAAGATGTACAAGAACGTCGTTGCGGGCCTCGTCCGTAAGGGTTACCCCTACCAGAAGAGCTGGACGCACTGGGAGCATGAGGAAAGGCTGAGGGAAATCTTTCAGGACTTGGAAGACCTCGATGTTCTCACGAGGATCTTCGAGAGGGCCAAATACGCGGGCAGGCTGGACGAGGCCGACGTGTCGGCGGCAAGGAGGAGCTACGAGAGGCTGATGGAAATCCTGAGATGA
- a CDS encoding DUF1699 family protein: MRVEVKARNNAELLRKLKGALNEEVTEVYVNRRPTKEILVTILERAPNVRKISCPPSLYPKVSRKVINALAQMGIELVPEGYPRGRPRKYDERTVQEIQALLLKGFSAKEISARTGIPLRTVYYILEQAGVMRWRG; encoded by the coding sequence ATGCGGGTGGAGGTCAAGGCCAGGAACAACGCGGAACTTCTGCGGAAGCTCAAGGGCGCGCTGAACGAGGAGGTTACCGAGGTCTACGTGAACCGCCGCCCCACGAAGGAGATACTCGTGACGATCCTCGAGCGCGCGCCCAACGTCAGGAAGATCTCCTGTCCGCCGAGCCTCTACCCGAAGGTCTCGAGGAAGGTCATCAACGCACTCGCCCAGATGGGCATAGAGCTCGTCCCCGAGGGATACCCCAGAGGGAGACCGAGGAAGTACGACGAGAGAACCGTTCAGGAGATTCAGGCCCTCCTCCTCAAGGGCTTTTCCGCCAAGGAGATAAGCGCCAGGACCGGTATCCCCCTGAGGACTGTCTATTACATCCTGGAGCAGGCCGGTGTTATGCGATGGAGAGGCTGA
- a CDS encoding DUF530 family protein, whose product MTTTEELVAQVNKVLDDIGIDMDGLFETFDVSSISYRLGENLSLLQGLEEELSRRVGEVTPSTGGMGKRDRDPHLQWIYKKKRNRVLALERLRAAITAHKMALALIEANYTFFIGRRPISPKELTRENVGDVEAVPRNVRLGRVEILPHLAYSGDVLRLLARESVDVRESFKFIKGKLREKGTVRTRGLRIEVEYWENNRLKKARIDLPADADIEVELRKRYGRRLRWRVLSFVKTRGVLINNHYTVNNLALAYSVLDPKNGVEKLALDLFRYYFLTSESERESLGLYPNIRLCIDCHYSIFDLPFRDEPNFRTGHGSMLIIRKCEMENALIGRRKDITNVPNYLLGAVLLYGMSEYSEEKVARLLGVPEDELEEAIRKFVISGLHKTLFADTKKFEKFMPKSDRAKQFLALLQG is encoded by the coding sequence ATGACGACGACGGAGGAACTCGTCGCGCAGGTCAACAAGGTACTGGACGACATTGGGATAGACATGGACGGGTTATTTGAGACCTTCGACGTTTCCTCCATTTCTTATCGCCTTGGAGAAAACCTATCCCTCCTTCAAGGGCTTGAGGAGGAACTTTCAAGGCGGGTCGGGGAGGTCACACCTTCCACAGGTGGTATGGGCAAGCGCGATCGCGACCCCCACCTCCAGTGGATCTACAAGAAGAAACGCAACAGGGTTCTGGCCCTTGAGAGGCTCCGCGCGGCCATCACTGCCCACAAGATGGCCCTCGCTTTGATAGAGGCCAACTACACCTTTTTCATCGGGAGGAGGCCGATAAGTCCCAAGGAACTCACGAGGGAGAACGTGGGGGATGTTGAAGCGGTTCCGAGGAACGTCCGGCTGGGCAGGGTGGAGATTCTGCCTCATCTGGCCTACTCGGGCGATGTCCTGAGGCTCCTGGCCAGGGAGAGCGTGGACGTCAGGGAGTCGTTCAAGTTCATAAAGGGCAAGCTCCGCGAGAAGGGGACGGTTAGGACACGGGGTCTGCGCATCGAGGTTGAATACTGGGAGAACAACAGGCTGAAGAAGGCTCGCATCGATCTTCCGGCGGACGCGGACATAGAGGTCGAGCTGAGGAAACGCTACGGCAGGAGACTCCGCTGGCGCGTCCTCAGCTTCGTCAAGACGCGTGGCGTTCTCATAAACAACCACTACACCGTTAACAACCTTGCCCTGGCTTATTCCGTTCTCGACCCCAAAAACGGTGTGGAGAAGCTCGCCCTCGACCTCTTCCGCTACTACTTCCTGACCTCGGAGAGCGAGAGGGAAAGCCTCGGCCTCTACCCCAACATAAGGCTCTGCATAGACTGCCACTACTCGATATTTGACCTGCCCTTCAGGGATGAGCCCAACTTCAGGACGGGCCACGGGAGCATGCTCATCATAAGGAAGTGCGAGATGGAGAACGCCCTTATTGGCAGGAGGAAGGACATAACCAACGTCCCCAATTACCTCCTGGGTGCAGTTCTCCTCTACGGAATGAGCGAGTACAGCGAGGAGAAGGTGGCCCGGCTACTCGGCGTTCCCGAGGACGAGCTCGAGGAGGCCATACGGAAGTTCGTGATCTCCGGCCTGCACAAAACCCTCTTCGCGGATACGAAGAAGTTCGAGAAGTTCATGCCGAAGAGCGACAGGGCGAAGCAATTCCTGGCCCTCCTTCAGGGGTGA
- a CDS encoding DNA topoisomerase IV subunit A has translation MPKSRAVKREKPREKFSYDPTRVLTKLEEHGRRILEDIKSGKNPYFDIPMRGLNNVYFDERNRVIRMGDKLSRRYFLNVAHTRKFMQTLLLMAYVKRLVSENKHASLREAYYANKHTIPGTKENTFEDQRESDPIIEDLERMLGVLREEMHLTADRRGYIYGDIVIRDGEDEFNTSRLGMGGWAVPGTVEHLQFVEVNVDYALVVETAAMADRLIEEKFPKKENALIIATQGQASRGVRRLIHRLRYEEGLPIIVFTDGDPYGWYIYSTIKQGSINLAYLSDKLATPESKFVGMTMDDIKHYGLENVTEKLKGIPPNKKGGPTGDYKRILEEMEYPWFQNKEWQRQFKMALKMGVRIEQQALANKSLEFVAKEYLPEKINNGDLLP, from the coding sequence ATGCCTAAATCCAGGGCAGTAAAGCGGGAAAAGCCGAGGGAGAAGTTCTCGTACGATCCAACCAGGGTACTCACCAAACTCGAGGAACACGGGAGGAGGATCCTCGAGGATATAAAGAGCGGCAAGAACCCCTACTTTGACATCCCAATGCGAGGGCTCAACAACGTCTACTTCGATGAGCGTAATCGCGTCATCAGGATGGGCGACAAGCTCTCGAGGCGCTACTTCCTCAACGTGGCCCACACGAGGAAGTTCATGCAGACCCTCCTTCTGATGGCCTACGTTAAGAGGCTGGTGAGCGAGAACAAGCACGCGAGCCTCCGTGAAGCCTACTACGCCAACAAGCACACCATCCCCGGAACGAAGGAGAACACCTTCGAGGACCAGAGGGAGAGCGATCCGATAATAGAGGACCTCGAGAGGATGCTCGGGGTTCTGCGAGAGGAGATGCACCTCACCGCGGACAGGCGCGGCTACATCTACGGGGATATAGTGATCCGGGACGGCGAGGACGAGTTCAACACCAGCAGGCTCGGTATGGGTGGCTGGGCGGTTCCGGGAACGGTCGAGCACCTCCAGTTCGTTGAGGTCAACGTTGACTACGCGCTGGTCGTCGAGACCGCCGCCATGGCCGACAGGCTGATAGAGGAGAAGTTCCCGAAGAAGGAGAACGCCCTCATCATAGCCACCCAGGGACAGGCATCGCGCGGCGTCAGGAGGCTCATACACAGGCTCCGCTACGAGGAAGGGTTGCCAATAATCGTCTTCACCGATGGGGATCCGTACGGTTGGTACATCTACTCCACCATAAAGCAGGGCTCCATAAACCTCGCCTACCTCAGCGACAAGCTGGCGACTCCGGAGTCGAAGTTCGTGGGGATGACGATGGACGACATAAAACACTACGGCCTCGAGAACGTCACCGAAAAGCTCAAGGGAATCCCACCGAACAAGAAGGGTGGACCGACCGGCGACTACAAGCGCATCCTTGAGGAGATGGAGTACCCGTGGTTCCAGAACAAGGAGTGGCAGAGACAGTTCAAGATGGCCCTCAAGATGGGGGTCAGGATAGAGCAGCAGGCCCTTGCCAACAAGAGCCTCGAGTTCGTGGCGAAGGAGTACCTGCCCGAAAAGATAAACAACGGTGATCTCCTGCCATGA
- the top6B gene encoding DNA topoisomerase VI subunit B produces the protein MAEASQLFKEFKIQSVSEFFRRNAAMLGYTGKVRSLTTVVHEAVTNSLDACEEAGILPYIRVELEGLGREHYRVIVEDNGPGIPEKYITHVFGKMLAGTKAHRNIQSRGQQGIGISGAVMFAQITSGKATRVITSTGDEIIEAWVKIDVDKNEGKIVRKEKHPNPRGWRGTRIELEVKNVRYIRSKQGVYWYLKLTAIANPHAHIELIEPDGKLIVFPRSSEEVPKPPVEMKPHPRGVLTDDVYRMARKTRRNTVRRFLVGEFSRISDRKVDELIEYVAALRLIKTEKDKNVQEQLYERLMKGEVKEVLRSFRGYTKVVKAVAKLMEKPPEKLTWHEAEEIVEAFKYMKFLAPPTHGLRPIGEENIEKGLSGILKPEFVTAVTRPPKVYSGGIPFQVEVGLAYGGDIPGGFELLRYANRVPLLFDAGSCVTTLAARSIDWKRYKVDDLDRAPLVLMINVISVHVPYTGTGKQSIASVEEIQNEIRLAIMDAARRLQSYLSGKHRKLHQAKRRKTFEKYVPEIAKALSILTGEDEETVKGYFLRYIEGHFKAREAKMVGVSENA, from the coding sequence ATGGCCGAGGCAAGTCAGCTGTTTAAGGAGTTCAAGATTCAGAGCGTTAGCGAGTTCTTCAGGCGAAACGCCGCGATGCTCGGCTACACCGGCAAGGTTCGCTCCCTAACGACTGTTGTCCACGAGGCGGTAACCAATTCCCTCGACGCCTGCGAAGAGGCCGGCATACTGCCCTACATCCGCGTCGAGCTTGAGGGGCTTGGAAGGGAGCACTACCGCGTTATAGTCGAGGACAACGGGCCGGGCATCCCGGAGAAGTACATAACCCACGTCTTCGGGAAGATGCTGGCCGGAACGAAGGCCCACAGGAACATACAGAGCCGCGGTCAGCAGGGTATAGGTATAAGCGGCGCGGTTATGTTCGCCCAGATAACGAGCGGAAAGGCGACCCGCGTCATAACCTCGACCGGGGATGAAATCATAGAGGCCTGGGTCAAGATCGATGTTGACAAAAACGAGGGTAAAATCGTCAGGAAGGAGAAGCACCCCAACCCGAGGGGCTGGCGCGGGACGAGGATCGAGCTCGAGGTGAAGAACGTCCGGTACATCCGCTCCAAGCAGGGCGTTTACTGGTACCTGAAGCTTACGGCAATAGCCAACCCCCACGCCCACATCGAGCTGATAGAGCCGGACGGGAAGCTCATAGTCTTTCCGAGGTCGAGCGAGGAGGTCCCGAAGCCACCGGTCGAGATGAAACCGCATCCGCGCGGCGTTCTCACAGACGACGTTTACAGGATGGCCAGGAAGACCCGGAGGAACACTGTGAGGCGCTTCCTCGTTGGCGAGTTCTCGCGCATAAGCGACAGGAAGGTTGATGAGCTTATCGAGTACGTGGCGGCGCTGAGACTCATAAAGACCGAGAAGGACAAGAACGTCCAGGAGCAGCTCTACGAGAGGCTCATGAAGGGGGAGGTTAAGGAGGTTCTCCGCTCCTTCAGGGGCTACACGAAGGTCGTCAAAGCCGTTGCGAAACTCATGGAGAAGCCGCCCGAGAAACTCACCTGGCACGAGGCGGAGGAGATAGTGGAGGCCTTTAAATACATGAAGTTCCTGGCCCCGCCAACCCACGGTCTAAGGCCCATCGGCGAGGAGAACATCGAGAAGGGCCTGAGTGGAATCCTCAAGCCGGAGTTCGTGACGGCAGTGACAAGACCGCCGAAGGTCTACTCGGGCGGGATACCCTTCCAGGTCGAGGTCGGCCTCGCCTACGGCGGCGATATTCCGGGCGGTTTCGAGCTCCTGAGGTACGCGAACCGCGTTCCGCTCCTCTTCGATGCGGGTTCCTGTGTGACCACGCTGGCCGCGAGGTCGATAGACTGGAAGCGCTACAAGGTGGACGACCTCGACCGTGCACCGCTGGTGCTCATGATAAACGTCATCAGCGTTCACGTGCCCTACACCGGCACCGGAAAACAGAGCATAGCCAGCGTCGAGGAGATCCAGAACGAGATAAGGCTGGCCATAATGGACGCGGCGAGGAGGCTGCAGAGCTACCTCAGCGGCAAGCACAGAAAGCTCCACCAGGCCAAGAGGAGGAAGACCTTCGAGAAGTACGTCCCGGAGATAGCCAAGGCTTTGAGCATCCTAACCGGCGAGGATGAGGAAACCGTTAAAGGTTACTTCTTGAGATACATAGAGGGCCATTTCAAGGCGAGGGAAGCTAAGATGGTGGGGGTGAGCGAGAATGCCTAA
- a CDS encoding KH domain-containing protein, giving the protein MNEFERLLKKYERVDKDGEPTRKTPGDEIDYAAIGEQEEFVRIPKERVAVVIGKKGETKKEIEKRTKTRVEIDSETGEVFITATEETDDPLAVWKARDVITAIGRGFSPERAFRLFNEGETLEVVNLTDIIVGNDKNALPRVRGRIIGRKGRTREIIEEMSGADVSVYGKTVAIIGNPIQVEVAKTAIEKLARGSPHGVVYKYLERRKKDLELESMNYYGALGGEGENDREE; this is encoded by the coding sequence ATGAACGAGTTTGAGAGACTCCTCAAGAAGTACGAGCGCGTTGATAAGGACGGGGAACCCACCCGGAAAACCCCCGGGGATGAGATAGATTACGCGGCCATAGGCGAGCAGGAGGAGTTCGTGAGGATTCCGAAGGAGAGGGTGGCCGTTGTTATAGGAAAGAAAGGAGAGACCAAGAAGGAGATAGAGAAGAGAACGAAGACCCGGGTGGAGATAGACAGCGAGACGGGGGAGGTCTTCATAACGGCCACGGAGGAGACCGACGACCCGCTCGCGGTCTGGAAGGCGAGGGACGTCATCACCGCCATAGGGAGGGGCTTCTCGCCGGAGAGGGCCTTCAGGCTCTTCAACGAGGGCGAGACCCTTGAGGTGGTCAACCTCACCGATATAATCGTTGGAAACGACAAGAACGCCCTCCCCCGTGTCAGGGGAAGGATAATAGGCAGGAAGGGACGGACGCGCGAGATAATCGAGGAGATGAGCGGTGCGGACGTCAGCGTTTACGGTAAGACCGTCGCGATAATCGGCAACCCGATTCAGGTCGAGGTTGCCAAGACGGCAATAGAGAAGCTCGCCAGGGGCTCCCCCCACGGCGTTGTCTACAAGTACCTCGAGAGGCGCAAGAAGGACCTCGAGCTGGAGAGCATGAACTACTACGGGGCCCTTGGCGGTGAAGGAGAAAATGACCGGGAGGAGTGA